The sequence CTCAGGTCCTGTCCCCTAGCAGCATTCCTGGGCCCCAGCCCCAGCAAGCGCTTGTTTGAGGTTAATAGGTCTGGAGAAATGCTGGCACCCAGCACTCAGCCCTGAAAGGCCCCATTTCTTCCTTAATTGCAACTCAAAATCAAATTAGTGGCGTTAAATTTACTCTGTGCCCAAGAGGTACCACGGAGAGGGGAGGACGCACTGTACCCTTCATCCTTATGTAACAAACAGGGCAAATCCCTGCTtggagggcagagctgccccagggCTACGCATGTGGGGCTTCGCTCCCTTTGGGGCACTGAGGACAGCTGGAGGGCAATGCGGCATTCCCACCGGAGGGGGGTTGGGGCCATCCCACTACTGGGGCTGCTCACGTGTGTGCCAGGCTGCATGGCCCAGCTGCAcatctccccagcagcagccccagtgctcaGTTGGGATAGGTGCTGGGTGCTCCCTGCAGGTGCTGTTTGCTCAGGGTGCCAAACATCCTCCCTTGTGCCAACCCCACAGCCTGGCCCTGctcttgcagcagtgctgctctgggtgccCCCGTGTCCCTCTGTGAGTGCCCACAAGGTTAGCAGTGCAGGGGCAGGGGATGAACCAGAGGGGGATGCGAGAGCTCCTGCTTCTTTGGGAAGCCTTGGGGTCCATCCACATCACCAGTGCCCCATGGAGCACATGGGAACAAGCTGTGGTGTCCCACTGGTACACggccccactgccccacagcatCATGCCTTGATACACCCTCTTGCCCTTCGTTCCAATATAATCTTTATTGGGGAGACTGGTTGGGGTTGAACAAGGCCGGGTATAAAACATGGTCATCGTCACAACCAGCGGCGGGAGGCGTtggcagagcagaacagaatcAGGATCAGCCCCCATTCCCTGTGCCctcagctctgggcagcagggcagtgccagGGCATCACCTGCCCCACCGCTCCACGGGCCCCATccacagtgtgtgctgtgctctgggggCTGCTCCTGGCTCCAGATATGTAGGGTGGGAGGGGGCAGCTCAATGAGGGCCCtggctcccccagccccagtgTCCTGGGGGCCgtgctggggctcagcctcCTGCCCCGGTGCTGCAGTGCTCGGCCCTGAGGGAGCACCTGCAAAttatggctttttcttttttcttcttctttttttttttttaattttttttttttttaggtttttttttttttttttttttgctcttttggtAGCAAACTTCTCCATCCAGATGCTGTGGGGAAAGCAAGACAGTGCACAGGAGGCGCTGGGTGCAGGGTCCCTCGCAGCCCCGGGGGGTGGCCCACAGAGAACGGGTGCAGCTCAATGCCTTTGTGAACGCGTAGCGGCCTGGGACGGATGGGGAAAAATCCTCCAAAATGAGGATGAACAGGAGCTTTCCTCAAGGGCCGGCGGGGGGCACGGCCGCGTGTCTGCTCAGTGTGGCTGCGACTCGGGCGCACGGTGCGTGGCCGCTGAGACGAAAGCTTTGGCAAATAAATTACAGAGAGGGGGCGGTGGGGGCTGTCCTGGTGCCCAGTGCCGGGCAACGCATCTCCGGAGACCCAACAGCCACGGGGCGGTGAGATCAGTGCCACCGTCAGGACAGCGTCCGCTCCGGAGAGAAGGAGCCCGAGGGGGGTGCTCAGTGCCGGGGATGCGCAGGGATGTGCCGTGCTGCCTCGtccccctgcccagcaccacAGGTTGCCGCTGGCTCTGTGCCTTGTCCCAGGGTGCAGCATCCCCATCGCCAGTCCGTGGCCGTGCTGAGGGTCAGCGCATCCCCCGGAGCATCCCCCGCCGGGCGCTGCTGGCACAACGCGGTGCCGTCCTGTCCCTCGCGGGGCCGGGGCGCGGGGCTCACATGATGGTGCAGGAAGACAGCGGATTTCGGATGTGGCAGGTGCAGGCGGCCCCGCAGTACTGGCGGAAGGTCTGGTAGCAGCTGCGGTCGGTGTCGCTGCTCCACTGCACTGGGTTGGCAGCCAGGGCGTCGGCCGGCAGCCTGTTCAGGATACTGGTGTTGACGGCCAGCGCCGCCAGCCCGTAGTCGGTGAAGAGCACGGTCTCCCGCTTGCAGGTGGGGCAGGAGATGAACTTGTACTTGGGGCACGACTCGTAGAGGATCTGCAGGCACTCCTCACACACCGAGTGCAGGCAGGACAGGATGCGCGGCCGCTTGTTGGTGAAGTTGTACATGTGGCCGCAGGTCGGGCACTCGAGCGGCTCGCAGGGCGTCGAGGGGTGCAGCACGTACTGGTTGACGATCACCTCGTCCGACGGCGGCTGCCGGTGGAAGCAAACCTCCGAGCTGCCCTTGCGCTGGGGCTGGTACCCGCGCTCACGCCGCGGCAGAGGGGGAGTCCGGGGCAGCGGCAGCGGCGCAGGGGCGGCATCGAGCGCCGGGATGTCCCCGCACGCCTGGTTGACGATGATCTCGGACTCGGAGGGCCACGCTCGTTTGGCCACCAGGGGCGGCTCCCGGCGCGGTGCGGGTGTGTAGCGCGGAGGTGCCGCCTGCAGCTCCGAGAACTTCTCCGGGTGGATGATCTTCATCGCCTCCATTTTAATGATGACCTGTTGCCCTTTCAGACACGACATGAGGATCGTTTTCACATTACCGTCCACCGCTCTGGGGTCTCCGAGGGACGCCTGCATGAGGCTACAACATGCCGGCAGCATGCAGCGCTTTCAGTCTTGTTCTGGAGCAGGAGCACGGTGGGCAGCCGGCGGTGTGGGAGCGCATCGTGGGGACGTGCGGGCGTCGTGTCCCTTCTCTGACCGCCCCAGGGTGCGGGCGGGTCGGCGCTGCTCACGGCCGCATCCTGCCCACGCCGCCTTTGAGGATCGCTCGGGCAGGCGATCAAAGCATCTGCTCCCCGCGGGATGTCAGAATGACATCGCTGCCAGCGGCGGTGTCACCCGCAGCTCCCCTCGCCTCCGTGGCAGCCCCGCACGGGGAGGGTGAGAGGATGCCCGCGGTGCGGGGCAGTGCGGGAGGACGCAGGGCAGGGGGGCCCAGCCGGAGCGTGGGCAGCGCCCGCCTCCTCGCGGCTCGATTCCTGCGTTCGCTGTAGGGACCCTCGTGGCGTTGGTGCGGATTCCTCAGGGCTGATTCCCGTCTCTCCCACTCGCTGTTACCGTGGGTTCCCACAAGCTGCGGGGCTCATCCCGCCTGGAGCCGGGGCAGCCACGTGCCTTTTCGCTGCAGTCGGTGCCTCTGtttccagctcagctctgtgctcactgcaaACGAAAAGCAAGAGGATGTTGGCTGCTGCGCTCCCCGGGGCTCTGCCCGCACGGTGCCGGCGATGGCTGCACGCCTCCATCCCATAGTTTGCTCTCTCAGCACCGGCCCTACCGGTCCTTCCGTCTGCCCCACACATTTCCCCTGAGGCTCCTCTTGGGAACGGCCCCGCAGAGTCCTCTGCCCCGAGGGATGCGCCCCGCACCGCGGGGTCTGCGTACCCCCACCGGCACACGCAGCACCTTCCCGGGGGGGCTCCCGCcggccctgctctgctcagggctCTCGCTCACGTTTAGcccctcctctgctctgtggaTCTATTTTTACCTCTATCGCGCGCTCCTGATCTGTCCCTGCTTCCATcgctccctcctcctctcccccctccgCCGCTCCCTGCCCTCGACCCTGGGTTCGGGGACAGAGGGGGAGACGGGCAGCACCCCGGGAACGTTTTCTGCCTGGGACAACGCGATGACAGCCCCCCTTCAACCCGGGAAGTGCGAAGGCgctctgctgtgctctcctcCATCATGCCGCAAATCCTGTTAGCAGGACGCCTGCTCCCTGCCAGGCCTGACGGAGGGGGCCGGGGGGGCCATCTGCTAGGGGAGGGGGCAGCGACGGGTTCAGCCTTGGATGCCCGAGAGCTGCGGGGGATGGAGCCCGGCTGACCTCGAGGGATGACCCGGGGGGGGAGTTGCAGTGGGGCCCTGTGAGCATCCCGTCCCGCACCCCGCGGGCAgttcccccc is a genomic window of Coturnix japonica isolate 7356 chromosome 17, Coturnix japonica 2.1, whole genome shotgun sequence containing:
- the RNF208 gene encoding RING finger protein 208, producing MLPACCSLMQASLGDPRAVDGNVKTILMSCLKGQQVIIKMEAMKIIHPEKFSELQAAPPRYTPAPRREPPLVAKRAWPSESEIIVNQACGDIPALDAAPAPLPLPRTPPLPRRERGYQPQRKGSSEVCFHRQPPSDEVIVNQYVLHPSTPCEPLECPTCGHMYNFTNKRPRILSCLHSVCEECLQILYESCPKYKFISCPTCKRETVLFTDYGLAALAVNTSILNRLPADALAANPVQWSSDTDRSCYQTFRQYCGAACTCHIRNPLSSCTIM